A single Ziziphus jujuba cultivar Dongzao chromosome 11, ASM3175591v1 DNA region contains:
- the LOC125419247 gene encoding probable purple acid phosphatase 20 encodes MVLQRLALFLIYAFFWAFAGFIGDVDSYQRPPPRKNVHVHPLADADPASPQQVHISLVGQDKMRIKWITDGSSPATVDYGTSPGVYGFSATGSTGKYDYLTYDSGEIHDVVIGPLEPNTVYYYRCGPNPGPEFTFKTPPPAFPTKFVVIGDLGQTGWTNSTLQHISQSNYDVLILPGDLSYADFYQPWWDSFGRLVEPLASQRPWMVTQGNHEVEKIPVIHSEPFTAYNARWHMPFEESGSESNLYYSFDVAGVHVIMLGSYTDFDAESAQYKWLQADLGKIDRGKTPWIVAVVHAPWYNSNSAHQGESEADDMKKSMETLLYQARVDVVFAGHVHAYERFTRVHNDTADNCGPVYITIGDGGNREGLASKYEDPQPRISVFREASFGHGQFHVVNQTHALWTWHRNQDDVSVAADSIWLNSLSSDPACKI; translated from the exons ATGGTTTTGCAAAGGCTGGCTTTGTTTCTCATATACGCATTTTTTTGGGCCTTTGCTGGCTTCATTGGTGATGTCGATTCTTATCAACGCCCACCTCCCCGGAAGAACGTCCATGTGCACCCCTTGGCGGATGCTGATCCTGCTTCTCCCCAACAG GTGCACATATCTCTAGTGGGTCAAGATAAAATGAGGATAAAGTGGATAACGGACGGTTCATCTCCAGCAACAGTAGATTACGGTACATCTCCTGGAGTTTATGGATTCTCTGCAACCGGAAGTACAGGTAAATACGATTATCTTACGTACGATTCCGGTGAAATACACGACGTCGTAATCGGTCCACTAGAACCAAACACGGTCTATTACTATCGTTGTGGGCCCAACCCAGGCCCAGAATTCACCTTCAAAACCCCACCTCCAGCTTTTCCTACAAAATTCGTAGTCATAGGAGATCTGGGACAGACCGGGTGGACCAACTCAACCCTCCAACACATTTCCCAGTCAAACTACGACGTTTTGATACTCCCTGGAGATCTGTCGTACGCCGATTTCTACCAGCCGTGGTGGGACTCATTCGGGCGGCTGGTGGAGCCGCTGGCCAGCCAACGGCCGTGGATGGTTACGCAGGGCAACCACGAGGTGGAGAAGATCCCAGTCATCCATTCCGAACCCTTCACGGCCTACAATGCCAGGTGGCACATGCCGTTTGAAGAGAGCGGGTCGGAGTCGAATCTCTACTATTCGTTTGACGTGGCGGGTGTCCATGTCATAATGCTGGGTTCGTACACGGATTTCGATGCGGAATCTGCACAGTACAAGTGGTTACAGGCCGATTTGGGGAAGATTGATAGGGGGAAAACTCCATGGATAGTGGCGGTTGTGCACGCTCCGTGGTACAATTCCAATTCAGCTCATCAAGGTGAGTCTGAAGCCGACGACATGAAGAAGTCCATGGAAACTCTGCTTTACCAAGCTCGGGTTGATGTCGTTTTCGCTGGCCATGTCCACGCCTATGAACGTTTC ACCCGTGTGCACAATGACACGGCTGATAACTGTGGTCCTGTTTATATCACTATTGGAGATGGTGGTAACCGTGAAGGCCTTGCCTCTAA GTATGAAGATCCACAACCGAGAATTTCAGTATTTAGGGAGGCAAGCTTTGGGCATGGTCAATTCCACGTGGTGAACCAAACCCATGCACTTTGGACATGGCATAGGAATCAAGACGATGTATCTGTTGCAGCCGATTCAATTTGGCTCAACAGCCTCTCCTCTGATCCTGCGTGCAAAATCTGA